In a genomic window of Quercus lobata isolate SW786 chromosome 4, ValleyOak3.0 Primary Assembly, whole genome shotgun sequence:
- the LOC115985458 gene encoding zinc finger BED domain-containing protein RICESLEEPER 1-like — protein sequence MALYEDDFKAIYEVESQQMDAPAIENLDAVQCIHCLQRLAYSNNGATTQYHRYLKGCLSHKLADKKQKQLAVNEGGVESEVAIANFKYDRAKVREKASHMILVHEYPFNMMEQKVFNVFMKTATPYYQKISHNTARNDCISTFELEKKKLKIMLGSVNRVSFIADFWKSGQKIGYMWLTCHFVDSSWKLQKRIINFCDVPPPHFGDVIFDAIFKSLLDWGLENKVCTITLDNANNNDAVVRILKDAIKRKLMLGGKIFHVRCCAYIINLLVQDELSEIETVIENVRESVKYLIASEARLTKFGEIAKQLQLLSKKLILDCPTSWNATYAMLVATLESREVFPRYKDRDAGYNWLPSNEDWDRTEYVCNFLLVFEEVTNVISGSEYLTANIFLAEVWKIKEVLNEKSLDENDYISAITCKMKLKFDKYWGEWFEVARNIDRVHDSLYECYNEYVVDYTSSNAGQSASKSTESSSSIGGNNSKFKIRGRMEFD from the exons atttatGAAGTGGAGAGTCAACAAATGGATGCTCCTGCTATTGAAAATCTAGATGCA GTTCAATGTATTCACTGCCTTCAAAGACTTGCCTACAGTAATAATGGTGCAACAACACAATACCATAGGTACTTGAAAGGTTGTCTAAGTCATAAACTAGCTGATAAGAAGCAAAAACAGTTAGCTGTAAATGAAGGTGGGGTGGAAAGTGAGGTGGCAATAGCAAACTTTAAGTATGACCGTGCCAAGGTTAGGGAAAAGGCTTCACATATGATTCTTGTGCATGAATACCCTTTTAATATGATGGAGCAGAaggtttttaatgtttttatgaaAACGGCTACTCCATATTACCAGAAAATTTCACACAATACTGCAAGGAATGATTGCATTTCTACTTTTGAgttggagaagaaaaaattgaagattatGCTTGGTAGTGTCAATAGAGTTAGCTTTATTGCAGATTTTTGGAAATCTGGACAAAAAATTGGGTATATGTGGCTCACCTGTCATTTTGTTGACTCTAGTTGGAAATTACAAAAGcgaattataaatttttgtgatGTACCACCTCCACATTTCGGAGATGTAATTTTTGATGCTATCTTTAAGTCTTTGCTTGATTGGGGGCTTGAAAACAAGGTGTGTACAATAACCTTGGACAATGCTAACAACAATGATGCAGTTGTAAGAATTTTGAAAGATGCTATCAAAAGGAAGCTTATGTTGGGTGGCAAGATCTTTCATGTACGTTGTTGTGCATATATCATTAATTTGTTGGTACAAGATGAGTTGAGTGAGATTGAAACGGTGATTGAAAATGTTCGTGAAAGTGTGAAGTATCTAATTGCATCAGAAGCTCGTCTTACAAAATTTGGTGAGATTGCAAAGCAATTGCAATTACTGTCCAAGAAGTTGATTTTAGATTGTCCCACAAGTTGGAATGCAACATATGCAATGTTAGTTGCTACCTTGGAGTCTAGAGAGGTGTTCCCTAGGTACAAAGATAGAGACGCGGGGTATAATTGGCTACCTAGTAATGAAGATTGGGATAGGACAGAATATGTgtgcaattttttattagtttttgaaGAAGTCACAAATGTCATATCAGGAAGTGAATATCTAACTGCAAATATATTCCTTGCTGAGGTTTGGAAGATAAAAGAAGTTTTAAATGAGAAGTCACTTGATGAAAATGATTACATTAGTGCTATAACATGTAAGATGAAGttaaaatttgacaaatattgGGGTGAAT GGTTTGAAGTAGCTAGAAACATTGATCGTGTTCATGATTCCTTATATGAATGTTATAATGAATATGTTGTGGACTATACTTCAAGCAATGCTGGACAAAGTGCATCTAAATCCACTGAAAGTAGTAGTAGTATTGGTGGCAataattcaaagtttaaaattagAGGTAGAATGGAGTTTGATTAG